From Aspergillus fumigatus Af293 chromosome 5, whole genome shotgun sequence, a single genomic window includes:
- a CDS encoding alpha-mannosyltransferase — MGTFRFGRLRSLLLATGAIFLISTFYLYWTPAPASVVPSSAFEVPLTERQIALWKALKSILEKNAPNCPSPVARADAHAVHFNATSTDARPDLTLLKDDDRKAMEEAHANYIRDIRVSEKLRSPHTAGTRGLVSTAGGSYLPVFLSSLRMLRRTGSALPVELFMKDATEYEKKICDGVLPDLGAKCVVLSEIVGKTPIAHYQLKAFAILFSSFEEIIWMDADCFPLHKPEELFDSEPFKTNGLVTWPDFWASTASPAYFELSRQPIPPVSARQSSETGVFMVSKEAHLTTLLLAAYYNYYGPSHYFRLLSQGAPGEGDKETFLQAATALGEPFYAVSERVQALGHWKPDGEGLSGSAMAQADPVEDYALTSQDKRRVIDPSVAKAPRVFFIHAHYPKFNPAENVFGTKWDTTPTLKADGSEGRAWTAPEDVVSRFGYDVERNYWEEIKWVSCDPKTQFQTWKNKTEVCQKVESYWQKVFAEPHEDDPKFTDD; from the coding sequence ATGGGAACATTCCGGTTCGGCCGATTGAGGTCACTCCTCCTTGCCACGGGCGCCATTTTTCTGATCTCGACCTTTTATCTGTACTGGACCCCAGCACCAGCATCCGTGGTCCCCAGCAGCGCATTTGAAGTCCCTCTCACCGAACGTCAGATTGCCTTATGGAAAGCCCTCAAGTCCATCCTAGAAAAGAATGCGCCAAACTGTCCGTCCCCAGTTGCCCGGGCCGATGCTCATGCGGTCCATTTCAATGCCACCTCAACCGATGCGCGACCGGATTTGACCCTCCTGAAAGACGACGATCGAAAGGcgatggaagaagcgcatGCGAATTATATACGCGATATCCGGGTCTCGGAAAAGTTGCGCTCACCACACACCGCTGGAACGCGTGGCTTGGTTTCGACTGCGGGGGGTTCATACCTTCCGGTGTTTCTGTCGTCATTACGGATGCTGCGCCGTACAGGATCTGCCTTACCGGTAGAATTATTCATGAAGGATGCAACCGAATATGAAAAGAAGATCTGTGATGGCGTGCTTCCCGACCTAGGTGCAAAGTGTGTGGTCCTTTCAGAAATCGTCGGGAAAACCCCTATTGCGCATTACCAACTCAAGGCCTTTGCGATTCTGTTTTCGTCGTTCGAGGAGATCATCTGGATGGATGCGGACTGCTTCCCGTTGCACAAACCTGAAGAGCTGTTTGACTCGGAACCCTTCAAGACCAACGGCTTGGTCACTTGGCCCGACTTCTGGGCGTCGACTGCATCTCCGGCATACTTTGAACTCTCTCGGCAACCAATCCCACCGGTGTCTGCTCGACAGTCGTCTGAGACGGGCGTTTTTATGGTGTCTAAGGAAGCACATTTGACAACACTCTTATTGGCCGCCTACTACAATTATTACGGGCCGTCGCATTACTTCCGGCTGCTGTCGCAAGGAGCTCCAGGGGAAGGGGACAAGGAGACATTTCTGCAGGCCGCAACGGCACTGGGAGAGCCGTTCTATGCTGTTAGCGAGAGAGTGCAGGCTCTCGGTCATTGGAAGCCTGACGGCGAAGGACTCTCTGGTTCGGCCATGGCGCAGGCCGACCCGGTGGAAGACTATGCCTTGACCAGTCAGGACAAACGGCGGGTCATAGATCCCTCCGTGGCAAAGGCGCCGCGTGTGTTCTTCATACATGCGCATTACCCCAAGTTTAACCCGGCGGAGAACGTCTTCGGGACGAAGTGGGACACGACCCCGACGCTTAAAGCTGATGGCTCGGAAGGGCGTGCCTGGACCGCACCGGAAGATGTCGTTAGCCGTTTCGGCTACGATGTGGAGAGGAACTACTGGGAAGAGATTAAGTGGGTCAGTTGTGATCCCAAGACTCAGTTCCAGACATGGAAAAACAAGACGGAGGTTTGCCAGAAGGTCGAGAGCTACTGGCAGAAAGTGTTCGCCGAACCACACGAGGACGATCCAAAGTTTACCGATGATTGA
- a CDS encoding protein-transporting protein BCP1: MGKRKELKDNDVEMGGTGRPVEDDESDEEMDIVNVDFEWFDPQPAVDFHGLKNLLRQLFDADSQIFDLSALTDLILAQPLLGSTVKVDGNESDPYAFLTVLNLQEHKDKPVIKDLTSYLQRKASSNPSLAPLSQLLSQSPIPPIGLILTERLINMPAEVVPPMYSMLLEEIAWAIEDKEPYNFSHYLIVSKTYEEVESKLDMEESRPQKKKKKSGSNVERFFFHPEDEVFERHAICSGSIEYTHKHDDGLSDSKRAFQDLGIKTSGSLILIDGPKLEAAVKDVTDYVKPPV, translated from the exons ATGGGAAAGCGAAAAGAATTGAAAGATAATGACGTCGAGATGGGCGGTACCGGGCGCCcggtggaggatgatgagtCCGATGAG GAAATGGATATAGTGAATGTAGATTTCGAATGGTTTGATCCACAGCCCGCAGTGGATTTCCATGGACTCAAGAATCTTCTCCGACAACTGTTCGATGCCGATTCTCAGATCTTTGACCTGTCGGCGTTAACAGATCTGATACTAGCACAGCCCTTGCTCGGATCTACAGTGAAGGTGGATGGCAATGAATCCGATCCATATGCCTTCTTGACCGTATTGAACCTGCAAGAGCACAAG GATAAACCCGTGATCAAGGATTTGACATCTTACCTACAACGCAAAGCCTCGTCCAATCCTTCCCTCGCACCTCTTTCGCAGCTTCTTTCTCAATCACCCATCCCGCCAATTGGACTGATTCTCACCGAGCGCTTGATCAACATGCCTGCCGAAGTCGTTCCTCCAATGTATAGCATGCTTCTGGAGGAGATCGCGTGGGCCATTGAAGACAAGGAGCCCTACAATTTCTCCCACTATTTGATTGTCTCCAAGACTTACGAGGAGGTCGAATCCAAACTGGACATGGAAGAGTCGCGGccgcagaagaagaagaagaagtctGGCAGCAATGTCGAGCGATTCTTCTTTCAccccgaggatgaggtgTTTGAGCGACATGCGATCTGCTCTGGCTCGATAGAGTATACACATAAGCACGACGACGGCCTTTCAGACTCAAAACGGGCTTTTCAGGATCTCGGCATCAAGACATCGGGAAGTCTGATATTGATCGACGGCCCGAAACTGGAAGCTGCAGTCAAAGATGTGACGGATTATGTGAAACCTCCTGTATAG
- a CDS encoding chorismate mutase ARO7: protein MDAAIDLSDASKALDLANIRFQLIRLEDTITFHLIERVQFPLNKTIYIPGGVKIPGDEVSLMDYLLREQERLQSRVRRYESPDEYPFFPEVLEKPILQPLEYPKILHDNDVNVNEIIKKRYIENILPAVCAHLEREDRGEAKENYGSSATCDVNVLQALSRRIHFGKFVAEAKFQKDPELFVKLIKANDRAGIDAAITDAKVEQKVLERLGLKAKTYGTDPAFPSETGPKINENAVVAMYKEYVIPLTKVVEVEYLMQRLKGTQWE from the exons ATGGATGCTGCAATTGATCTTTCAGACGCCTCCAAGGCGTTAGACCTGGCCAATATCAGATTCCAGTTGAT TCGTCTGGAGGATACAATCACTTTCCACCTGATCGAGCGCGTTCAGTTTCCCCTCAACAAGACCATTTATATCCCCGGCGGGGTCAAGATCCCAGGCGATGAGGTCAGTCTAATGGACTACCTGCTCCGAGAGCAGGAGCGGCTACAGTCCCGCGTTCGTCGCTATGAGTCTCCCGACGAATATCCTTTCTTCCCTGAGGTGCTCGAAAAGCCCATCCTGCAACCCCTCGAATACCCCAAGATCCTCCACGACAACGATGTCAACGTCAAcgagatcatcaagaagcgATATATCGAGAATATTCTTCCCGCAGTATGCGCCCACCTCGAACGCGAGGATCGaggagaagcaaaagagaaCTACGGGTCTTCGGCAACGTGCGACGTAAACGTGCTGCAGGCGCTTTCGCGTCGCATTCACTTTGGCAAATTCGTGGCGGAGGCCAAGTTCCAGAAGGATCCTGAGTTGTTTGTCAAGCTGATCAAGGCCAATGATCGGGCCGGAATCGATGCGGCCATTACCGATGCAAAGGTAGAACAGAAGGTGCTGGAGAGATTGGGCCTCAAGGCCAAGACCTACGGAACCGACCCTGCGTTCCCGTCGGAGACAGGGCCGAAGATCAATGAAAATGCGGTGGTTGCCATGTACAAG GAATACGTCATTCCTCTGACCAAGGTGGTGGAAGTCGAGTACCTCATGCAACGGCTGAAAGGCACTCAATGGGAATGA
- the mdv1 gene encoding uncharacterized protein, which yields MATQRRDESPSGLSDIVEPDGLLGIGLTSRHIEAFGRKVTSTAGHLMGPITDSSNGSHYHTAMADIHRELRRPTTQRKVFSLTQTSPTDLVRSKLSTSEIQSRALSSVPDELLANIPEDSSSYSLFEGFKATQDDHEFRKAHRRRSSKGKKLLKDGEAAGALPSAPTDLKKERDLLSRRLDLMGVRKNMCSSEIHEIDNKIANLHNIRKIVLDRLAGLEMEEAELEHQLTEIDNKLEDIQEEAPKTPLTAATPKSSSVNDDSVVSEDAALDASFMSESIYQKLPSHSPRSLKQRSIRKRSMPILHEHFAPGSQIKEMQAHTDMVTAIDFDYPFGTMVSAALDDTVRVWDLNTGRCTGFLEGHNASVRCLQVEDNIVATGSMDASVKLWDLSRARTVTRDNRLNKPSEGEGEDDNASDAFSLFSATTLEDCYVFSLDAHVDEVTALHFRGNTLISGSADKTLRQWDLVKGRCVQTLDVLWAAAQASTLAADTQWRPSGRLPDASADFVGALQCFDAALACGTADGMVRLWDLRSGQVHRSLVGHTGPITCLQFDEVHLVTGSQDRSIRIWDLRMGSIFDAYAYDKPITSMMFDTKRIVAAAGENVVKVYDKADGHHWDCGAGVGADESGPAPATVERVRLKDGYLLEGRKDGTVAAWTC from the exons ATGGCGACGCAGCGCCGTGATGAGTCGCCTTCTGGTTTATCAGATATTGTCGAGCCGGATGGTCTTTTAGGGATCGGCTTAACG AGCCGACATATCGAAGCCTTCGGGAGAAAAGTCACATCAACTGCAGGGCATTTGATGGGACCGATCACAGATTCAAGCAATGGAAGCCATTACCacactgccatggccgaCATACATCGCGAGTTACGACGGCCGACAACTCAGCGCAAAGTTTTTTCCCTGACACAGACCTCTCCCACCGACCTCGTTCGCTCCAAGCTCTCAACATCTGAAATTCAATCGCGCGCCCTCTCTTCCGTTCCCGACGAGCTCCTCGCAAACATCCCCGAAGACTCTAGCTCCTACTCTCTGTTCGAGGGTTTCAAAGCCACCCAAGACGACCATGAATTCAGGAAAGCCCACCGACGGCGCAGCTCCAAAGGGAAGAAGCTGCTGAAAGACGGTGAGGCGGCTGGGGCGCTTCCATCCGCGCCGACGGACTTGAAGAAGGAACGGGACCTGTTAAGCCGGCGGCTGGACCTTATGGGTGTGCGCAAGAATATGTGCAGCTCGGAAATTCACGAGATTGACAACAAAATCGCCAATCTGCACAACATAAGGAAAATCGTGCTGGATCGGTTGGCGGGGttagagatggaagaggcgGAGCTCGAACATCAAT TGACTGAAATCGACAACAAGCTTGAGGATATCCAAGAGGAAGCGCCGAAGACTCCTCTAACAGCTGCAACTCCCAAATCCTCTTCAGTGAACGATGACTCGGTCGTTTCGGAAGACGCGGCTTTGGATGCGTCTTTCATGTCAGAATCCATTTATCAGAAACTACCTTCACATTCTCCAAGGAGTCTGAAACAGCGTTCTATAA GGAAACGCTCGATGCCTATCCTACACGAACACTTCGCGCCCGGATCACAGATCAAGGAAATGCAAGCCCATACTGACATGGTGACAGCCATTGACTTCGATTACCCGTTTGGTACGATGGTTAGCGCTGCTCTGGATGACACCGTCAGAGTTTGGGACCTTAATACTGGCCGCTGTACGGGGTTCTTGGAGGGCCATAATGCCTCCGTTCGGTGTTTGCAGGTCGAAGACAATATTGTCGCTACAGGATCTATGGACGCTTCGGTCAAACTCTGGGACTTGAGCCGTGCTCGGACTGTGACCCGTGACAACCGTCTCAACAAACCTTCAGAGGGTGAAGGGGAGGACGACAATGCGTCAGATGCTTTCTCATTGTTTTCTGCAACTACTTTGGAGGACTGCTATGTGTTTTCACTCGACGCCCACGTTGATGAAGTGACAGCGCTCCATTTCCGAGGGAACACGCTGATTTCTGGCTCCGCGGATAAGACTTTACGCCAGTGGGATCTTGTCAAAGGACGTTGCGTCCAGACATTAGATGTCTTATGGGCCGCAGCCCAGGCATCCACCCTCGCTGCTGACACACAATGGCGCCCTTCGGGACGCCTCCCGGACGCATCTGCGGATTTCGTCGGCGCACTCCAGTGTTTTGATGCTGCGCTTGCCTGCGGTACTGCCGACGGTATGGTCCGTCTATGGGATCTTCGCAGCGGTCAGGTTCATCGCAGCCTCGTTGGCCATACTGGGCCAATCACGTGCTTGCAATTTGACGAAGTGCACTTGGTGACGGGAAGTCAGGACCGCAGCATTAGA ATATGGGATCTACGCATGGGCTCCATCTTCGATGCCTACGCCTATGACAAGCCAATCACTAGCATGATGTTCGACACAAAGCGCATAGTCGCTGCGGCTGGAGAGAACGTTGTGAAAGTATATGATAAGGCCGATGGACACCACTGGGACTGTGGAGCCGGGGTTGGTGCAGATGAGTCTGGCCCCGCGCCTGCAACAGTTGAGCGAGTACGGCTCAAGGACGGATACTTGCTCGAAGGCCGCAAGGACGGTACCGTGGCGGCCTGGACTTGTTGA